The following proteins come from a genomic window of Rhodoligotrophos sp. CJ14:
- a CDS encoding heme ABC transporter permease: MQRFANPTLFSKLGAAVLPWTTAATVLLFAIGLVWSLVYAPADYQQGETVRMMYVHVPAAWMAMFIYTSMAIASAVAIIWRHPLADVAAKCSAPIGACFTFLALATGSLWGKPMWGAWWVWDARLTSVFVLFLLYLGYIAIWQLIEQPQRAARIAAIVALVGFVNVPIVKFSVDWWNSLHQPASVFKMDGPAIDPSMLWPLLIMGVAYLLLYVTLLLIAMRTEIMARRILNLELAAVRSEVRGPVAGPMRQQA; encoded by the coding sequence ATGCAGCGCTTTGCTAACCCGACCCTGTTCTCGAAGCTTGGCGCAGCGGTGCTCCCCTGGACCACGGCTGCGACGGTCTTGCTGTTCGCGATCGGCCTGGTCTGGAGCCTTGTCTATGCGCCTGCCGATTACCAGCAGGGCGAGACCGTGCGCATGATGTATGTGCATGTGCCCGCCGCCTGGATGGCGATGTTCATTTACACCAGCATGGCAATCGCCAGCGCCGTCGCCATCATATGGCGCCATCCGCTCGCCGATGTGGCGGCGAAATGCTCAGCCCCGATCGGGGCCTGCTTCACCTTCCTGGCACTGGCCACCGGCTCGCTTTGGGGCAAGCCGATGTGGGGGGCGTGGTGGGTATGGGACGCACGGCTCACCTCCGTCTTCGTCCTGTTCCTGCTCTATCTCGGCTATATCGCGATTTGGCAATTGATCGAGCAGCCGCAGCGGGCCGCGCGCATCGCTGCGATCGTCGCGCTTGTGGGTTTTGTGAATGTGCCCATCGTAAAATTTTCGGTGGATTGGTGGAATTCATTGCACCAGCCGGCGAGCGTGTTCAAAATGGATGGACCGGCGATTGACCCGTCAATGTTATGGCCCTTGTTGATTATGGGCGTCGCCTATTTGTTGCTTTACGTAACACTACTGCTGATCGCGATGCGGACCGAGATTATGGCCCGCCGTATCCTGAACCTGGAGCTTGCTGCTGTCCGGAGTGAGGTTCGCGGGCCCGTTGCTGGCCCGATGCGGCAACAGGCCTGA
- the acnA gene encoding aconitate hydratase AcnA, giving the protein MTTESRSLDSFKCRRQLKVGTRTYDYFSLPEAEKNGLAGVSKLPFSLKVLLENLLRHEDGRSVTRDDIVAMAEWLKARKSDREIAFRPARVLMQDFTGVPAVVDLAAMRDAMKQLGSNPEKINPLAPVDLVIDHSVMVDFFANSTAFKLNVEKEYERNGERYTFLKWGQDAFANFRVVPPGTGICHQVNLEYLARTVWTKIEGDAEIAYPDTLVGTDSHTTMVNGLSVLGWGVGGIEAEAAMLGQPISMLIPEVIGFKLTGKLSEGVTATDLVLTVTQMLRKKGVVGKFVEFYGPGLGLLSLEDQATIGNMAPEYGATCGFFPIDDDTIKYLHATGRPEDTIALVEAYARAQGMYRTDNTPDPVFTDTLELDLGDVVPSLAGPKRPQDKVELTSAAANFKTVLDKEFNKAADQGARYKVEGTNFDLGNGDVVIAAITSCTNTSNPSVMLGAGLLARNAVAKGLKVKPWVKTSLAPGSQVVTEYLARAGLDKDLDALGFALVGYGCTTCIGNSGPLPDAISETIRKNDLVAVSVLSGNRNFEGRINPDVRANYLASPPLVVAYALAGSMQIDLATEPLGTGKDGQPVYLRDIWPSSKEVADVVRASVTREMFQQRYSDVFKGDASWQTIKVAGGLTYDWDPNSTYVQNPPYFEGMSATPKPLEDVKSARVLSLFLDSITTDHISPAGSIKKDSPAGKYLIAHGVDVADFNSYGARRGNHEVMMRGTFANIRIKNQMVPGVEGGVTVHYPSGERMPIYDAAMKYQSEDVPLVIFAGKEYGTGSSRDWAAKGTRLLGVRAVIAESFERIHRSNLVGMGVLPLQFQDGESWQSLGLRGDEVVNIAGLDRLQPRCTIEAQITYADGTERRVPLLCRIDTLDELDYFRSGGILHYVLRNLARAA; this is encoded by the coding sequence ATGACCACCGAATCCCGCTCGCTTGATAGTTTCAAATGCCGCCGCCAACTCAAGGTCGGGACGCGAACCTACGATTATTTCAGCCTGCCGGAGGCTGAGAAGAATGGCCTTGCGGGCGTTTCGAAGCTGCCTTTCTCGCTCAAGGTGCTGCTTGAGAACCTGCTGCGGCATGAAGATGGGCGCAGCGTGACGCGCGATGACATCGTCGCCATGGCAGAGTGGCTCAAAGCGCGCAAGAGCGACCGCGAGATCGCGTTCCGCCCGGCGCGGGTGCTGATGCAGGATTTCACCGGCGTGCCGGCGGTGGTGGACCTTGCCGCCATGCGCGATGCGATGAAGCAGCTCGGCAGCAATCCCGAGAAGATCAATCCGCTCGCGCCGGTCGACCTCGTGATCGACCACTCGGTGATGGTGGACTTCTTCGCCAATTCCACCGCGTTCAAGCTGAATGTGGAGAAGGAATATGAGCGCAATGGGGAGCGCTATACGTTCCTCAAATGGGGGCAGGACGCCTTCGCCAACTTCCGCGTGGTGCCGCCGGGTACCGGCATCTGCCACCAGGTGAATCTCGAATATCTCGCCCGCACCGTCTGGACCAAGATCGAAGGGGATGCCGAGATTGCCTATCCCGACACGCTGGTCGGCACCGACAGCCATACCACCATGGTCAATGGCCTCTCGGTGCTGGGCTGGGGCGTCGGCGGCATCGAGGCGGAGGCCGCCATGCTGGGCCAGCCGATCTCGATGCTGATCCCGGAGGTCATCGGCTTCAAGCTCACCGGCAAGCTCAGCGAGGGGGTTACGGCCACCGACCTCGTGCTCACCGTCACCCAGATGCTGCGCAAGAAGGGCGTGGTCGGCAAATTCGTGGAGTTCTACGGGCCCGGGCTCGGCCTCCTGTCGCTGGAGGATCAGGCCACCATCGGCAATATGGCGCCGGAATATGGGGCAACCTGCGGGTTCTTCCCGATTGACGATGACACGATCAAATATCTGCACGCCACCGGTCGTCCGGAGGACACCATAGCGCTGGTGGAGGCCTATGCGCGCGCGCAAGGCATGTATCGGACCGACAATACGCCTGATCCGGTTTTCACGGACACGCTCGAGCTTGATCTTGGCGATGTGGTGCCAAGCCTCGCCGGGCCGAAGCGGCCGCAGGACAAGGTCGAGCTCACCAGTGCCGCCGCCAATTTCAAGACCGTGCTCGATAAGGAGTTCAACAAGGCAGCGGATCAAGGCGCGCGCTACAAGGTTGAGGGTACGAATTTCGACCTCGGCAATGGCGATGTGGTGATCGCGGCAATCACCTCGTGCACCAATACGTCCAACCCGTCAGTGATGCTGGGGGCCGGCCTCCTTGCCCGCAATGCGGTGGCGAAGGGGCTTAAAGTCAAGCCATGGGTCAAGACCTCGCTTGCTCCGGGCAGCCAGGTGGTGACGGAATATCTGGCCCGGGCGGGGCTCGACAAGGATCTCGATGCGCTGGGCTTCGCCCTCGTCGGCTATGGCTGCACCACCTGCATCGGCAATTCGGGTCCGCTGCCGGATGCAATCTCCGAGACGATCCGCAAGAATGACCTCGTCGCCGTGTCGGTTCTCTCGGGCAATCGCAATTTCGAAGGCCGCATCAATCCGGATGTGCGCGCCAATTATCTGGCATCGCCGCCGCTGGTGGTGGCCTATGCGCTTGCGGGCAGCATGCAGATCGACCTTGCGACCGAGCCGCTCGGCACGGGCAAGGATGGACAGCCGGTTTACTTGCGCGATATCTGGCCCTCCAGCAAGGAAGTGGCCGATGTGGTGCGGGCGTCCGTCACCCGCGAGATGTTCCAGCAGCGCTATAGCGACGTCTTCAAGGGTGATGCGTCCTGGCAGACGATCAAGGTCGCGGGCGGTCTCACCTATGACTGGGATCCGAACTCCACCTATGTTCAGAACCCACCTTATTTCGAGGGCATGAGCGCTACGCCCAAGCCGCTCGAGGACGTAAAAAGCGCGCGGGTCCTGAGCCTGTTCCTCGATTCGATCACCACCGACCATATTTCACCGGCCGGCTCGATCAAGAAGGACAGCCCGGCGGGCAAGTATCTCATCGCGCACGGGGTCGACGTGGCCGACTTCAACTCCTATGGCGCACGGCGCGGCAATCACGAGGTGATGATGCGGGGCACTTTCGCCAATATTCGCATCAAGAACCAGATGGTGCCGGGGGTCGAGGGTGGCGTGACCGTGCATTACCCCTCGGGCGAGCGGATGCCGATCTATGATGCCGCGATGAAGTACCAGTCGGAGGACGTGCCGCTGGTGATCTTCGCCGGTAAGGAATATGGCACGGGCTCGAGCCGCGACTGGGCGGCGAAGGGCACGCGGCTGCTCGGCGTGCGCGCGGTCATCGCCGAATCCTTCGAGCGGATCCATCGGTCGAACCTGGTGGGCATGGGCGTGCTGCCGCTGCAGTTCCAGGATGGCGAGAGCTGGCAGAGCCTCGGGCTCAGGGGGGATGAAGTCGTGAACATCGCGGGACTCGATCGCCTCCAGCCCCGCTGCACGATCGAGGCGCAGATCACTTATGCGGATGGCACCGAGCGGCGCGTGCCTCTCCTCTGCCGTATCGACACGCTGGATGAGCTCGATTATTTCCGGAGCGGCGGCATCCTGCACTACGTGCTGCGCAATCTCGCTCGCGCGGCGTAG
- the ccmA gene encoding heme ABC exporter ATP-binding protein CcmA: MTSLIAENLACDRGGRRVFSGVSFTLESGQGLLVTGRNGAGKTTLLRVICGLSELSEGSLKLLGPEDDLTIGQRSHFVGHTEAIKSAFSVAENLAFWATFGGGGEVDEALAAFDLAPLASYSAGLLSSGQRRRLALSRLALTRRPIWLLDEPSVGLDTASQALLADRLKAHLREGGMAIVSSHTPLEVEFHQHLDMSSLAGE, encoded by the coding sequence ATGACCAGCTTGATCGCCGAGAATCTGGCCTGCGACCGCGGCGGCCGCCGGGTATTCTCTGGCGTGTCCTTCACCCTCGAAAGCGGCCAGGGCCTGCTGGTGACCGGACGCAACGGTGCCGGCAAGACAACGCTGCTGCGCGTGATCTGCGGCCTTTCCGAATTGAGCGAGGGCAGTCTCAAGCTGCTCGGTCCCGAGGATGACCTCACCATCGGGCAGCGATCCCATTTCGTAGGACATACCGAAGCGATCAAATCCGCCTTCTCAGTTGCCGAGAACCTTGCCTTCTGGGCGACCTTTGGTGGCGGCGGAGAGGTCGATGAAGCACTGGCAGCCTTCGATCTCGCGCCCCTTGCCTCCTACTCTGCCGGTCTGTTGTCCTCGGGCCAGCGCCGCCGCCTGGCGTTGTCGCGCCTCGCGCTCACCCGGCGCCCCATATGGCTTTTGGATGAGCCGAGCGTCGGCCTCGATACCGCCTCCCAGGCGCTGCTGGCCGATAGGCTCAAGGCGCACCTGCGCGAGGGCGGCATGGCCATCGTCTCATCTCATACCCCTCTCGAGGTCGAGTTCCATCAGCACCTCGATATGAGCAGCCTCGCGGGCGAATGA
- a CDS encoding metal ABC transporter ATP-binding protein has protein sequence MKALWGTLGSSKSAPWLIAENGTTLPQHPQDSPLAISGLTVGYGTKPVLFSIDFFTPPKAMVAIVGPNGAGKSTLIKAALGIVPRISGEVTVFGEPYERARQRIAYMPQRASVDWDFPATVLDVVLMGLYREIGAFRFAGARHRQVAIDCLERVGMGGLAKRQIGQLSGGQQQRVFLARALAQHADLYIMDEPFAGVDAATERAIIGVLKELNAQGKTIICVHHDLATVPAYFDHVLLLNGTKIADGPVESTFTAENLQKTYGGRLATAQIETLTPGALASSEMPAPFSEHRP, from the coding sequence ATGAAGGCGCTTTGGGGAACTCTGGGTAGCAGCAAATCCGCTCCTTGGCTGATTGCCGAGAACGGGACGACCCTGCCTCAGCACCCGCAGGACAGCCCGCTGGCCATTTCGGGCCTGACGGTCGGCTATGGAACCAAGCCGGTTCTGTTCTCGATCGATTTCTTCACGCCGCCCAAAGCGATGGTTGCGATCGTGGGGCCGAACGGGGCAGGCAAATCGACCCTCATCAAAGCGGCCCTTGGCATCGTGCCCCGCATTTCGGGCGAGGTGACGGTGTTCGGCGAACCCTATGAGCGCGCGAGGCAGCGCATCGCCTATATGCCGCAACGGGCGAGCGTCGACTGGGATTTTCCCGCAACCGTGCTCGATGTGGTGCTGATGGGACTCTATCGGGAGATCGGCGCGTTCCGTTTCGCGGGGGCGCGGCACCGTCAGGTGGCGATCGACTGCCTGGAGCGTGTCGGTATGGGAGGCCTCGCCAAGAGGCAGATCGGGCAGCTTTCGGGCGGCCAGCAACAGCGGGTGTTCCTCGCTCGCGCGCTGGCCCAACATGCCGATCTCTACATCATGGACGAGCCCTTTGCCGGGGTGGATGCGGCCACTGAGCGCGCCATCATTGGTGTGCTGAAGGAGCTCAACGCGCAGGGCAAGACCATCATCTGCGTCCATCACGATCTTGCGACGGTGCCCGCCTATTTCGACCATGTGCTTTTGCTGAACGGCACCAAGATCGCGGATGGGCCCGTGGAGAGCACGTTCACTGCTGAAAACCTGCAAAAGACCTATGGCGGCAGGCTTGCCACGGCTCAGATCGAGACGCTTACTCCGGGGGCGCTCGCTTCCTCCGAGATGCCTGCACCCTTTAGCGAGCACAGGCCGTAA
- the ccmD gene encoding heme exporter protein CcmD has translation MSLDAPHIGFVIAAYGISALVLILLVLGTVSAFRRKTRQLEQLEIRKNKNSNAGIGAPSGKP, from the coding sequence ATGTCGCTGGATGCGCCGCATATCGGCTTCGTGATTGCTGCCTATGGCATCAGCGCCTTGGTTCTCATCCTGCTCGTGCTTGGCACGGTTTCGGCGTTCCGCCGCAAGACGAGGCAGCTTGAACAACTGGAAATCAGAAAGAATAAGAACAGCAACGCCGGAATCGGCGCCCCGAGCGGAAAGCCATAG
- a CDS encoding lysozyme inhibitor LprI family protein, with protein MGIVLQQRMALIMQKALFLVAAAFIGGSAALVSPAQAASFDCTRAQSPDEVAVCKHHKLSALDSEMGALWSTYKQFPLAMGMSGNRQDEATQFLQQRQACGGNVGCLKSLYQARIKTLKDDIKWAIQQATQDAGGGPISAPSPKSSPDLLLPQPI; from the coding sequence ATGGGCATCGTGTTGCAACAAAGGATGGCCCTCATTATGCAGAAAGCTCTGTTCCTTGTGGCCGCCGCATTTATCGGCGGGTCTGCTGCGCTCGTCAGCCCGGCACAGGCTGCGAGCTTCGATTGCACTCGTGCGCAATCGCCCGACGAAGTCGCTGTCTGCAAACACCACAAGCTGTCGGCATTGGACAGCGAAATGGGCGCGCTGTGGTCAACCTACAAGCAGTTTCCGCTGGCCATGGGCATGAGCGGCAACCGGCAGGACGAGGCGACCCAGTTCCTTCAGCAGCGTCAGGCTTGCGGCGGCAATGTCGGATGCCTCAAGAGCCTGTATCAGGCGCGTATCAAGACTTTGAAGGACGACATCAAATGGGCGATCCAGCAGGCCACACAGGATGCCGGCGGGGGACCGATCAGCGCGCCCAGCCCGAAGTCCTCGCCGGACTTGCTCTTGCCGCAGCCCATTTAG
- a CDS encoding DsbE family thiol:disulfide interchange protein: MSASETSGVPDDASPAKSSRVAWRKYIWALAPITIFALLAVTLLIRLYGDDPSKLPSPLVGRPVPDFALPGLAGLKSEGSPVPGFSSTDLAKGNVSLVNVWASWCVPCRQEHSLLMQIAGQGGVKLYGINYKDEPENARRFLGMLGNPFHAVGIDPEGKTAIELGFYGVPETFVVNPKGVITFKWVGPMTADVIEREILPAIAAARKGG, encoded by the coding sequence ATGTCTGCCTCGGAAACATCTGGAGTGCCGGATGATGCCAGCCCGGCAAAATCTTCTCGTGTGGCTTGGCGCAAATATATCTGGGCGCTTGCCCCGATCACCATCTTCGCTCTTCTGGCCGTAACCCTTTTGATCCGCCTCTATGGCGATGACCCATCCAAGCTGCCCTCCCCGCTTGTTGGCCGCCCTGTGCCCGATTTCGCCCTGCCCGGCCTCGCCGGCCTGAAAAGCGAAGGCAGCCCTGTTCCGGGCTTCTCCTCTACCGATCTTGCCAAGGGCAATGTCAGCCTGGTCAATGTCTGGGCGTCCTGGTGCGTACCCTGCCGTCAGGAACACTCTCTGCTCATGCAGATCGCCGGCCAGGGAGGCGTGAAGCTTTACGGGATCAACTACAAGGACGAGCCGGAAAATGCCCGCCGCTTTCTCGGCATGCTCGGCAACCCCTTCCATGCCGTTGGCATCGACCCCGAGGGCAAGACGGCGATCGAGCTTGGCTTTTACGGCGTGCCCGAGACGTTCGTCGTGAACCCGAAAGGTGTGATCACCTTCAAATGGGTTGGGCCCATGACCGCCGACGTCATCGAACGAGAGATCCTGCCGGCCATAGCTGCGGCCCGAAAGGGTGGTTAA
- a CDS encoding metal ABC transporter permease — translation MGADFVMLNLVPLLVGVLVSLACALPGNFLILRRQALIGDAISHVVLLGIVGAFVITGSVAAGLMLTGAAVVAILSVMLIELIRRLGRVEPGAAMGVVFTALFALGVFLIEQSDASSVHLDVEHALYGNLESLVWFDGQGWGSLLDPAALAGLPAPLPRLALILIAVVIFIVAFWKELFIGTFDQGFGETIGARPGLVGSALIVIVAAVAVMAFDAVGAIIVIAMFICPAGAARLMTDRLAAQIAWSAMFAVAAAVVGYVLAAFGPLWLGFQAGVSAAGMIAVTAGMILAGACLFGPRRRRAGA, via the coding sequence ATGGGTGCGGATTTCGTGATGCTCAATCTCGTGCCGCTGCTCGTAGGGGTGCTGGTGTCGCTTGCCTGCGCGCTGCCCGGCAATTTTCTCATTCTGCGCCGCCAGGCTCTGATCGGCGATGCGATCAGCCATGTGGTTCTGCTCGGCATTGTAGGCGCGTTCGTTATCACGGGCAGCGTCGCTGCCGGGCTCATGCTCACGGGCGCGGCGGTCGTCGCCATTCTCTCGGTAATGCTGATCGAGTTGATCCGGCGGCTCGGCCGGGTGGAGCCGGGTGCCGCCATGGGGGTGGTGTTCACCGCATTGTTCGCCCTGGGTGTGTTTCTGATCGAGCAGTCGGATGCGAGTTCCGTCCATCTCGATGTCGAGCACGCGCTTTATGGCAATCTCGAAAGTCTGGTCTGGTTCGATGGGCAGGGCTGGGGCTCGCTGCTCGACCCAGCGGCACTGGCCGGATTGCCGGCACCGCTGCCCCGCCTCGCCCTGATCCTGATTGCGGTGGTGATCTTTATCGTGGCGTTCTGGAAGGAATTGTTCATCGGCACATTCGATCAGGGCTTCGGAGAGACCATAGGGGCGCGCCCAGGGCTGGTCGGCTCGGCCCTGATCGTCATCGTGGCTGCGGTGGCTGTGATGGCGTTCGATGCGGTGGGCGCGATCATCGTGATCGCGATGTTCATCTGTCCGGCGGGCGCTGCCCGGCTGATGACGGACCGCCTCGCCGCCCAGATTGCCTGGAGCGCCATGTTCGCCGTTGCCGCAGCGGTGGTCGGCTATGTGCTTGCAGCGTTCGGTCCGCTATGGCTGGGGTTCCAAGCTGGCGTGAGTGCGGCTGGCATGATTGCGGTCACCGCAGGAATGATCCTCGCGGGCGCCTGCCTTTTCGGCCCGCGGCGGAGGCGCGCCGGGGCTTGA
- a CDS encoding metal ABC transporter permease, translated as MDALISALLLQTGYNTALVSVGAGLLGASAGAIGTFVLLRKRSLVTDAISHATLPGLALAFIIMAFLTGDGRWMPGLLIGAALSAAAGLLGVIWITRRTRLTEDVAIGAVLSVFFGLGVVLLTVIQSLDSGGQAGLTGFLLGSTAGMLRSEAETIAVTAALTGCAIFLLRRPFTLVCFDQDYATTRGIDVRRVDLAMMGLVLAVTVIGLKVAGLVLIVALTIIPPVAARFWTNRPERMVLIAALIGAAAAYGGAVISSLGERLPTGALIVLLTFGIFLFSLIFSPVRGVLAGSYAQFVMRKRVHERQGLLALARAEPIYDPLTMRVLRRAGFVRPDGVPSLQGRAAAAAAVRDEALWELYRREFPSEAASIEYQGLVPISEAVPPDMVTELERRFTLKGA; from the coding sequence GTGGACGCGCTCATCTCCGCATTGCTGCTGCAGACCGGCTATAATACCGCGCTGGTCAGCGTCGGCGCCGGCCTGCTCGGGGCGAGCGCTGGTGCCATCGGCACCTTCGTGCTGCTGCGCAAGCGCTCCCTCGTCACGGATGCGATCTCGCATGCGACCCTGCCAGGGCTGGCGCTCGCCTTCATCATCATGGCGTTTCTCACCGGGGACGGACGCTGGATGCCCGGCCTGCTGATCGGGGCAGCGCTGAGCGCCGCCGCAGGGCTGCTCGGGGTGATCTGGATTACCCGGCGCACGAGGCTCACCGAGGATGTGGCAATCGGGGCGGTGCTGTCCGTGTTCTTTGGGCTCGGGGTGGTGCTCCTCACGGTCATTCAATCCCTGGATAGCGGAGGGCAGGCAGGACTGACCGGCTTTTTGCTCGGCTCGACCGCCGGCATGCTGCGCAGCGAGGCCGAGACCATCGCCGTCACCGCCGCCCTCACGGGCTGCGCGATTTTCCTCCTGCGGCGGCCATTCACTCTCGTCTGCTTCGATCAGGATTATGCGACGACCCGCGGCATCGATGTGCGGCGGGTCGATCTTGCCATGATGGGGCTGGTGCTGGCGGTGACGGTGATCGGGCTGAAAGTGGCGGGGCTGGTGCTCATCGTTGCGCTCACCATCATTCCGCCGGTTGCCGCGCGGTTCTGGACCAATCGTCCTGAGCGCATGGTCCTGATCGCTGCATTGATTGGCGCGGCGGCGGCCTATGGGGGCGCGGTGATCTCGTCCTTGGGCGAACGTCTGCCCACGGGAGCGCTGATCGTATTGCTAACATTCGGGATCTTTCTCTTTTCGCTGATCTTCTCGCCAGTGCGCGGCGTGCTTGCGGGCTCGTATGCCCAGTTCGTCATGCGTAAGCGTGTGCATGAGCGGCAGGGACTGCTCGCGCTCGCTCGGGCCGAGCCAATCTATGATCCGCTGACCATGCGCGTCCTGCGCCGGGCGGGGTTCGTCAGGCCCGACGGTGTTCCCTCCCTGCAAGGCCGGGCCGCTGCCGCTGCTGCGGTTCGCGACGAAGCGCTGTGGGAGCTCTATCGCCGCGAATTTCCATCGGAAGCGGCGAGCATAGAGTATCAGGGACTTGTGCCGATCAGCGAGGCGGTTCCTCCCGATATGGTGACGGAGCTCGAGCGCCGCTTCACCTTGAAGGGGGCCTGA
- the ccmB gene encoding heme exporter protein CcmB has translation MAIFAAIIARDIRLALRQGGGVGTAIGFFLAVIVLMPLAVGPDLALLQRIAPGTLWIALLLSVLLSADRIFQADYEDGSLELMSLGLMPLELVALAKALAHWLTTALPLAIAAPALGVLMNLAPTAVLPLWAAMIMASLTLSLLASVGAALTVGLRRGGIIVSLLVLPLYIPVLIFGISASIGLNAGGAVFGASMLILLAITLACIVLCPIAAAAALRAHMK, from the coding sequence ATGGCGATCTTCGCAGCAATCATCGCACGCGATATCCGCTTGGCCTTACGCCAGGGCGGCGGCGTGGGAACCGCCATCGGCTTCTTCCTCGCGGTGATCGTGCTGATGCCTCTGGCGGTGGGGCCTGACCTTGCGCTTCTTCAGCGGATTGCGCCGGGTACCCTTTGGATCGCGCTGTTGCTGTCGGTTCTGCTGTCGGCGGACCGCATCTTTCAGGCTGATTATGAGGACGGCTCGCTGGAGCTCATGAGCCTGGGCCTCATGCCCCTGGAGCTGGTGGCGCTCGCCAAGGCCTTGGCCCACTGGCTCACCACCGCTCTGCCTCTGGCCATTGCGGCGCCGGCCTTGGGTGTCCTTATGAACCTTGCACCGACTGCGGTTCTGCCGCTCTGGGCCGCCATGATCATGGCATCGCTCACCTTGAGTCTGCTTGCAAGCGTGGGCGCGGCCTTGACAGTCGGATTGAGGCGCGGCGGAATTATCGTTTCGCTGCTTGTTCTTCCGCTTTATATTCCCGTGCTGATTTTCGGAATATCGGCAAGTATAGGCTTGAATGCCGGCGGTGCGGTCTTTGGCGCATCAATGCTGATTCTTCTGGCGATCACACTGGCCTGTATCGTGCTTTGCCCAATTGCTGCGGCGGCTGCCTTGCGGGCCCATATGAAATAG
- a CDS encoding DUF1223 domain-containing protein, translating into MIELFTSQGCSSCPPADALLHELAKKPGVVALTYNVDYWDYLGWKDTLASPENSKRQREYAERRGDRDVYTPQLVVDGRTHLVGSRRKDIEDTLKARLGAAQPSGPSITVDRRGRELEVSVGPAAKSDHPVNATVWLMMIQPEASVDIQRGENLDKNITYTNVVRKIVPVAMWHGQPLKVVLPASELATPEAPNGVVLVQEDDGGPIIAATDIVALGE; encoded by the coding sequence GTGATCGAACTGTTCACCAGCCAGGGCTGCTCGTCCTGCCCGCCGGCAGATGCCTTGCTGCATGAGCTTGCGAAGAAGCCCGGTGTGGTGGCGCTTACCTATAACGTGGATTATTGGGATTATCTTGGCTGGAAGGACACCCTGGCCAGCCCGGAAAACAGCAAGCGCCAGCGCGAATATGCTGAGCGACGCGGCGACCGGGATGTCTATACACCGCAACTGGTGGTCGACGGGCGCACTCATCTCGTCGGCAGTCGGCGCAAGGACATCGAGGACACGCTCAAGGCGCGGCTCGGCGCGGCCCAGCCCAGCGGTCCGTCGATCACCGTAGACCGCCGAGGCCGGGAGCTCGAGGTCTCGGTCGGCCCGGCGGCCAAGAGTGATCACCCGGTCAATGCGACCGTCTGGCTGATGATGATTCAGCCCGAGGCGAGCGTTGATATTCAGCGCGGGGAAAATCTCGACAAGAACATCACCTATACGAATGTGGTGCGGAAAATAGTGCCCGTGGCCATGTGGCATGGTCAGCCGCTCAAGGTGGTGCTGCCCGCGAGCGAGCTGGCCACGCCCGAGGCCCCCAATGGCGTCGTGCTCGTGCAGGAAGATGATGGCGGGCCCATCATCGCCGCAACGGATATCGTGGCGCTGGGTGAATAA